One Vigna unguiculata cultivar IT97K-499-35 chromosome 7, ASM411807v1, whole genome shotgun sequence genomic region harbors:
- the LOC114190583 gene encoding uncharacterized protein LOC114190583: MGLASLSMENHHPSTLLSMDSSASSHEELDLEMNRQIILSRPPDINLPLSAERSPPPQPWNSEPCDILDVGLGTQGYETESFINLPKAGRKCAKRVDSIWGAWFFFSFYFKPSLNDKSKAKIVRDSNGVSGFDKSDLKLDVFMVQHDMENMYMWVFKERPENALGKMQLRSYMNGHSRQGERPFPFSVDKGFARSHRMQRKHYRGLSNPQCVHGIEVVSAPNLMTLDEDDRKRWIELTGRDLNFTIPPEASDFSSWRTLPNTDFELERPPPSIKNGPNAHPKKLLNGSGLNLSTHLSNHSNGDGLDLSPVSSKKRKDFFPHGNEEECYLAVNPPSDRLPDIEMHPSEPHWLNDFSGVIKSVYGPVTAAKTIYEDEQGYLIIISLPFVDLPSVKVSWRNTLTHGIIKVSCMSTSRKPFIKRHDRTFKLTDPSSEHCPPGEFVREIPLSTRIPEDANIEAYYDGPGSVLEILVPKHRVGPEEHEVRVCLRPHLGGNDLKLT; this comes from the coding sequence ATGGGTCTCGCTTCTTTGTCAATGGAGAATCACCACCCTTCCACGCTCTTGTCAATGGACTCAAGTGCATCTTCTCATGAGGAACTGGATTTGGAGATGAATCGCCAAATCATACTCTCTCGTCCGCCCGATATCAACCTGCCCCTCTCAGCCGAGCGCAGCCCTCCTCCGCAGCCGTGGAATTCTGAGCCCTGTGATATTCTTGATGTTGGTCTTGGCACTCAAGGGTACGAGACTGAGAGTTTTATTAATCTGCCCAAAGCTGGAAGGAAGTGCGCGAAACGCGTTGATAGCATATGGGGTGCTTGGTTTTTCTTCAGTTTTTACTTTAAGCCTTCTCTGAATGATAAGTCTAAGGCCAAGATTGTCAGGGACAGTAACGGTGTTTCTGGGTTCGATAAATCTGATCTGAAGCTTGATGTTTTCATGGTTCAACATGACATGGAAAACATGTACATGTGGGTTTTCAAGGAGAGGCCTGAGAATGCGTTGGGTAAGATGCAGCTGAGGAGTTACATGAATGGGCATTCCCGTCAAGGGGAGCGTCCCTTTCCCTTTAGTGTTGACAAGGGTTTTGCTCGATCCCACAGGATGCAGCGAAAGCATTATAGAGGATTGTCAAACCCTCAGTGTGTGCACGGCATTGAGGTTGTTTCCGCACCCAATCTGATGACCCTGGACGAGGATGATCGAAAAAGGTGGATAGAACTCACGGGGCGAGATTTGAATTTCACAATCCCACCAGAAGCAAGTGATTTCAGTTCATGGAGAACTCTTCCCAACACGGACTTTGAGCTTGAGAGACCACCTCCCTCAATCAAGAATGGTCCCAATGCTCACCCGAAGAAACTGCTTAATGGATCTGGGCTGAATTTGTCAACTCATCTGTCTAACCACAGTAATGGCGATGGGTTGGACCTCTCTCCTGTCAGCAGCAAGAAGAGGAAGGACTTTTTCCCTCACGGGAATGAAGAAGAATGTTACTTGGCTGTTAATCCTCCATCTGATCGTCTTCCAGATATAGAAATGCACCCTAGTGAACCACACTGGTTAAATGACTTCAGCGGGGTGATAAAGAGTGTTTATGGACCTGTTACAGCTGCTAAAACTATCTACGAGGATGAACAAGGTTACTTGATTATCATCAGTCTGCCCTTTGTAGATCTTCCAAGTGTGAAAGTTTCGTGGAGGAACACTCTGACTCACGGTATCATAAAGGTTTCCTGTATGAGCACATCTCGAAAACCTTTCATCAAGAGACATGACAGGACATTCAAACTTACAGATCCATCGTCAGAGCACTGCCCTCCTGGAGAGTTTGTCCGAGAAATCCCTCTTTCAACCCGAATTCCTGAAGATGCCAACATAGAAGCATACTATGACGGACCAGGATCAGTGCTTGAGATCCTTGTGCCGAAACATCGCGTGGGACCAGAAGAGCATGAAGTCCGTGTTTGCCTCCGCCCTCATCTGGGAGGGAATGATCTTAAGTTAACATGA